In Dermochelys coriacea isolate rDerCor1 chromosome 10, rDerCor1.pri.v4, whole genome shotgun sequence, one DNA window encodes the following:
- the CHST12 gene encoding carbohydrate sulfotransferase 12, translated as MTKARLFRLSVVLGSVFMILLIIVYWDNVGTAHFYLHTSFSRPHAPDTPPTAAQDEEHKGLLDMDEFLEKLLSSGLRQNGPLNRKTEQAPLQGSSRPVLGNLEENVRGYDWSTRIARVSLDQEKLQAERRRALREFCANSSFTFPSKDRSFDDIPNYELNHLIVDDRHGIIYCYVPKVACTNWKRVMIVLSESLLDQGVPYRDPLDIPREHVHNSSTHLTFNKFWRRYGKFSRHLMKIKLKKYTKFLFVRDPFVRLISAFRSKFELENEEFYRRFAIPMLKLYSNHTNLPTSVSEAFKAGLKVSFPDFIQYLLDPRTEKMAPFNEHWRQVYRLCHPCQIDYDFVGKLETLNEDAAHLLQLLKVDRLLHFPPSYRNRTASSWEEDWFAKIPLAWRQQLYKLYEADFVLFGYPKPENLLKD; from the coding sequence ATGACCAAAGCACGGCTGTTCCGCCTCTCGGTGGTGCTGGGTTCCGTCTTCATGATCCTGCTGATCATTGTGTACTGGGACAACGTGGGGACAGCTCATTTCTACCTGCACACGTCCTTCTCCAGGCCTCATGCCCCGGACACTCCGCCCACCGCTGCTCAGGATGAAGAACACAAAGGCTTGTTGGACATGGATGAGTTTTTAGAGAAGCTTCTGAGTTCTGGCCTGAGGCAGAATGGTCCCTTGAACAGAAAGACGGAGCAGGCCCCATTGCAAGGCTCCAGCAGGCCTGTCTTGGGCAACCTGGAGGAGAATGTGAGAGGCTATGACTGGTCCACCCGCATTGCCAGAGTGAGCCTGGACCAGGAGAAGCTGCAGGCTGAGCGGCGGAGGGCGCTGCGGGAGTTCTGTGCCAATTCCAGCTTCACCTTCCCATCTAAGGATCGTTCCTTCGACGACATCCCCAACTACGAGCTGAACCACCTGATTGTGGATGACCGCCACGGCATCATCTACTGCTATGTCCCCAAGGTGGCCTGCACCAACTGGAAGCGGGTGATGATCGTGCTGAGTGAGAGCCTGCTGGATCAGGGTGTCCCCTACCGAGACCCCCTGGATATTCCCCGAGAGCATGTCCACAACTCCAGCACCCACCTGACTTTCAACAAGTTCTGGCGCCGCTACGGGAAGTTCTCTCGCCACCTCATGAAGATCAAGCTGAAGAAATACACCAAGTTCCTCTTTGTACGAGACCCCTTCGTGCGGCTCATCTCTGCCTTCCGCAGCAAGTTCGAGCTAGAGAATGAGGAGTTCTACCGACGCTTTGCCATACCCATGTTGAAGCTCTACTCCAACCACACCAACCTCCCCACGTCTGTTAGCGAGGCCTTCAAGGCGGGCCTCAAAGTCTCCTTCCCTGACTTCATCCAGTACTTACTGGACCCCCGGACAGAGAAGATGGCCCCTTTCAATGAGCACTGGAGACAGGTTTACCGCTTGTGTCACCCATGCCAGATAGACTATGACTTTGTCGGGAAGCTGGAGACCCTCAACGAAGATGCAGCTCATCTGCTGCAGCTTCTCAAGGTGGACAGACTCCTCCACTTCCCCCCCAGCTACCGGAACAGgactgccagcagctgggaggaggaCTGGTTTGCCAAAATTCCTCTGGCCTGGAGGCAGCAGCTCTACAAACTTTACGAGGCTGATTTTGTACTCTTTGGCTACCCCAAGCCAGAAAATCTTCTTAAAGACTAA